The following are from one region of the Syngnathus acus chromosome 10, fSynAcu1.2, whole genome shotgun sequence genome:
- the ccnb3 gene encoding G2/mitotic-specific cyclin-B3 isoform X2, whose product MPSVRGRRGLVAAALNVPVEQQHEEQEVSKSKRSTSPCLGVPKLKKRRALVDMTNAHKVHISFLGRKKKKKKQQEVKKTSSPSEKSQAEQRSSTSESTEGKSSENDEEEKEEAEEEAEEQAVCHVEQDLVTSEVPVEFDVDSENRDDCFMIPEYAKDIFDYLKSREEKFVLQDYMCQQPSINAEMRAILVDWLVEVQENFELYHETLYLAVKLTDHFLARTPIHRDSLQLVGSTAMLLASKFEERDPLSVDNFLYICDDAYNREQFLHMEASILQALSFDIGIPVAYHFLRRYAKCAGVGMDTLTLARYFSELSLMDFELVQERSSLLAAACLLLALLTKDLPGWPPVLQFHSGYEISELAPVVRKIYSMVAQPTSSELKVVRSKYSHEVFFRVASLPLVDYDVLEKTLEPQRFPLIQL is encoded by the exons ATGCCTTCCGTCAGAGGCAGGAGAGGCCTCGTTGCTGCTGCCCTTAATGTTCCCGTTGAG cagcagcatgaagAGCAAGAAGTTTCAAAGTCCAAGAGGTCCACTTCGCCTTGCCTCGGAGTCCCCAAGCTCAAGAAGAGGAGAGCCCTGGTCGACATGACCAAT GCTCACAAAGTCCACATCAGCTTCCTGggcaggaagaagaaaaagaagaagcagcagGAGGTGAAGAAAACCAGCTCCCCGtcagaaaaaagtcaagccgAGCAGCGAAG CTCGACGTCTGAGAGCACTGAGGGAAAATCGTCTGAAAATGATgaagaggagaaagaggaagcTGAAGAGGAAGCTGAAGAGCAAGCGGTCTGCCACGTGGAGCAGGACCTTGTTACATCCGAg GTTCCGGTCGAGTTTGATGTGGACTCTGAAAACCGCGACGATTGTTTCATGATTCCCGAGTACGCCAAGGACATTTTTGACTACCTCAAAAGTCGAGAG GAGAAGTTTGTGCTGCAAGATTACATGTGCCAGCAGCCCAGCATCAACGCCGAGATGCGTGCCATTCTTGTGGACTGGCTGGTGGAAGTACAG gAGAACTTTGAGCTCTACCACGAGACTCTTTACCTGGCTGTGAAGCTGACTGACCACTTCCTGGCACGGACCCCCATTCATCGTGACTCACTGCAGCTAGTGGGCTCTACCGCCATGCTGCTGGCTTCCAAGTTTGAG GAGCGCGACCCACTTTCCGTGGACAACTTCCTGTACATTTGTGACGACGCCTACAACAGGGAGCAGTTTCTCCACATGGAGGCCAGCATCCTGCAAGCGCTCTCTTTCGACATCGGCATCCCCGTTGCCTACCACTTCCTCCGGCGCTACGCCAAG TGCGCCGGCGTGGGTATGGACACGCTGACACTGGCGCGCTACTTTAGCGAGCTGAGCCTGATGGACTTTGAGCTGGTGCAGGAGCGAAGCTCGCTGCTGGCAGCCGCCTGCCTGCTTCTTGCTCTGCTCACCAAAGATCTGCCAGGATGG CCGCCCGTCCTGCAGTTTCACAGCGGCTACGAAATTTCCGAATTGGCCCCCGTCGTCCGGAAGATTTACTCGATGGTGGCGCAGCCTACCAGCAGCGAGCTGAAGGTGGTCCGCAGCAAATACTCCCACGA GGTATTTTTCCGAGTTGCTTCCCTGCCACTGGTGGACTATGATGTCTTGGAGAAGACTTTAGAACCTCAAAGGTTCCCTCTGATACAGTTGTAA
- the ccnb3 gene encoding G2/mitotic-specific cyclin-B3 isoform X3, which produces MPSVRGRRGLVAAALNVPVEQHEEQEVSKSKRSTSPCLGVPKLKKRRALVDMTNAHKVHISFLGRKKKKKKQQEVKKTSSPSEKSQAEQRSSTSESTEGKSSENDEEEKEEAEEEAEEQAVCHVEQDLVTSEVPVEFDVDSENRDDCFMIPEYAKDIFDYLKSREEKFVLQDYMCQQPSINAEMRAILVDWLVEVQENFELYHETLYLAVKLTDHFLARTPIHRDSLQLVGSTAMLLASKFEERDPLSVDNFLYICDDAYNREQFLHMEASILQALSFDIGIPVAYHFLRRYAKCAGVGMDTLTLARYFSELSLMDFELVQERSSLLAAACLLLALLTKDLPGWPPVLQFHSGYEISELAPVVRKIYSMVAQPTSSELKVVRSKYSHEVFFRVASLPLVDYDVLEKTLEPQRFPLIQL; this is translated from the exons ATGCCTTCCGTCAGAGGCAGGAGAGGCCTCGTTGCTGCTGCCCTTAATGTTCCCGTTGAG cagcatgaagAGCAAGAAGTTTCAAAGTCCAAGAGGTCCACTTCGCCTTGCCTCGGAGTCCCCAAGCTCAAGAAGAGGAGAGCCCTGGTCGACATGACCAAT GCTCACAAAGTCCACATCAGCTTCCTGggcaggaagaagaaaaagaagaagcagcagGAGGTGAAGAAAACCAGCTCCCCGtcagaaaaaagtcaagccgAGCAGCGAAG CTCGACGTCTGAGAGCACTGAGGGAAAATCGTCTGAAAATGATgaagaggagaaagaggaagcTGAAGAGGAAGCTGAAGAGCAAGCGGTCTGCCACGTGGAGCAGGACCTTGTTACATCCGAg GTTCCGGTCGAGTTTGATGTGGACTCTGAAAACCGCGACGATTGTTTCATGATTCCCGAGTACGCCAAGGACATTTTTGACTACCTCAAAAGTCGAGAG GAGAAGTTTGTGCTGCAAGATTACATGTGCCAGCAGCCCAGCATCAACGCCGAGATGCGTGCCATTCTTGTGGACTGGCTGGTGGAAGTACAG gAGAACTTTGAGCTCTACCACGAGACTCTTTACCTGGCTGTGAAGCTGACTGACCACTTCCTGGCACGGACCCCCATTCATCGTGACTCACTGCAGCTAGTGGGCTCTACCGCCATGCTGCTGGCTTCCAAGTTTGAG GAGCGCGACCCACTTTCCGTGGACAACTTCCTGTACATTTGTGACGACGCCTACAACAGGGAGCAGTTTCTCCACATGGAGGCCAGCATCCTGCAAGCGCTCTCTTTCGACATCGGCATCCCCGTTGCCTACCACTTCCTCCGGCGCTACGCCAAG TGCGCCGGCGTGGGTATGGACACGCTGACACTGGCGCGCTACTTTAGCGAGCTGAGCCTGATGGACTTTGAGCTGGTGCAGGAGCGAAGCTCGCTGCTGGCAGCCGCCTGCCTGCTTCTTGCTCTGCTCACCAAAGATCTGCCAGGATGG CCGCCCGTCCTGCAGTTTCACAGCGGCTACGAAATTTCCGAATTGGCCCCCGTCGTCCGGAAGATTTACTCGATGGTGGCGCAGCCTACCAGCAGCGAGCTGAAGGTGGTCCGCAGCAAATACTCCCACGA GGTATTTTTCCGAGTTGCTTCCCTGCCACTGGTGGACTATGATGTCTTGGAGAAGACTTTAGAACCTCAAAGGTTCCCTCTGATACAGTTGTAA
- the ccnb3 gene encoding G2/mitotic-specific cyclin-B3 isoform X1, translated as MPSVRGRRGLVAAALNVPVEQQQHEEQEVSKSKRSTSPCLGVPKLKKRRALVDMTNAHKVHISFLGRKKKKKKQQEVKKTSSPSEKSQAEQRSSTSESTEGKSSENDEEEKEEAEEEAEEQAVCHVEQDLVTSEVPVEFDVDSENRDDCFMIPEYAKDIFDYLKSREEKFVLQDYMCQQPSINAEMRAILVDWLVEVQENFELYHETLYLAVKLTDHFLARTPIHRDSLQLVGSTAMLLASKFEERDPLSVDNFLYICDDAYNREQFLHMEASILQALSFDIGIPVAYHFLRRYAKCAGVGMDTLTLARYFSELSLMDFELVQERSSLLAAACLLLALLTKDLPGWPPVLQFHSGYEISELAPVVRKIYSMVAQPTSSELKVVRSKYSHEVFFRVASLPLVDYDVLEKTLEPQRFPLIQL; from the exons ATGCCTTCCGTCAGAGGCAGGAGAGGCCTCGTTGCTGCTGCCCTTAATGTTCCCGTTGAG cagcagcagcatgaagAGCAAGAAGTTTCAAAGTCCAAGAGGTCCACTTCGCCTTGCCTCGGAGTCCCCAAGCTCAAGAAGAGGAGAGCCCTGGTCGACATGACCAAT GCTCACAAAGTCCACATCAGCTTCCTGggcaggaagaagaaaaagaagaagcagcagGAGGTGAAGAAAACCAGCTCCCCGtcagaaaaaagtcaagccgAGCAGCGAAG CTCGACGTCTGAGAGCACTGAGGGAAAATCGTCTGAAAATGATgaagaggagaaagaggaagcTGAAGAGGAAGCTGAAGAGCAAGCGGTCTGCCACGTGGAGCAGGACCTTGTTACATCCGAg GTTCCGGTCGAGTTTGATGTGGACTCTGAAAACCGCGACGATTGTTTCATGATTCCCGAGTACGCCAAGGACATTTTTGACTACCTCAAAAGTCGAGAG GAGAAGTTTGTGCTGCAAGATTACATGTGCCAGCAGCCCAGCATCAACGCCGAGATGCGTGCCATTCTTGTGGACTGGCTGGTGGAAGTACAG gAGAACTTTGAGCTCTACCACGAGACTCTTTACCTGGCTGTGAAGCTGACTGACCACTTCCTGGCACGGACCCCCATTCATCGTGACTCACTGCAGCTAGTGGGCTCTACCGCCATGCTGCTGGCTTCCAAGTTTGAG GAGCGCGACCCACTTTCCGTGGACAACTTCCTGTACATTTGTGACGACGCCTACAACAGGGAGCAGTTTCTCCACATGGAGGCCAGCATCCTGCAAGCGCTCTCTTTCGACATCGGCATCCCCGTTGCCTACCACTTCCTCCGGCGCTACGCCAAG TGCGCCGGCGTGGGTATGGACACGCTGACACTGGCGCGCTACTTTAGCGAGCTGAGCCTGATGGACTTTGAGCTGGTGCAGGAGCGAAGCTCGCTGCTGGCAGCCGCCTGCCTGCTTCTTGCTCTGCTCACCAAAGATCTGCCAGGATGG CCGCCCGTCCTGCAGTTTCACAGCGGCTACGAAATTTCCGAATTGGCCCCCGTCGTCCGGAAGATTTACTCGATGGTGGCGCAGCCTACCAGCAGCGAGCTGAAGGTGGTCCGCAGCAAATACTCCCACGA GGTATTTTTCCGAGTTGCTTCCCTGCCACTGGTGGACTATGATGTCTTGGAGAAGACTTTAGAACCTCAAAGGTTCCCTCTGATACAGTTGTAA